In the Engystomops pustulosus chromosome 2, aEngPut4.maternal, whole genome shotgun sequence genome, one interval contains:
- the LOC140119392 gene encoding uncharacterized protein, with protein sequence MAAPAPPELQWDTMEQRKHQGDNLYHRLYGWKMAQLPADVHRFCDPETSAPRRKELLHLLRNLEEGASCQRLQILFSFSVPSPRVLELLCALNLPLVSAGAGTGYWEFLLQSRGLDIVAFDQNTIFPPEMRYTEVMTGGPELLENYPDRALFLSWPDADETSHFSLDCLAYFRGHTLFHVGELLGETLSSNPWGQSTSRAFQLSLAEDFCCVKRIRLPSWPGQVDSFSVWKRKNPQFVLCDGAHFQYAETNLEV encoded by the exons ATGGCTGCGCCAGCGCCTCCCGAGCTCCAGTGGGACACCATGGAGCAGAGGAAGCACCAGGGAGACAACCTGTATCACCGCCTGTACGGCTGGAAGATGGCGCAGCTCCCCGCAGACGTGCACAGGTTCTGTGACCCGGAGACTAGCGCCCCCCGCAGGAAGGAGCTGCTACACCTGCTCCGGAACCTGGAGGAGGGAGCCAGCTGCCAGCGCCTGCAGATCCTCTTCTCCTTCTCTGTGCCCAGCCCCCGGGTGCTGGAGCTGCTGTGTGCCCTCAACCTGCCCCTGGTATCTGCCGGAGCT GGCACGGGATACTGGGAATTCCTGCTGCAGTCTCGTGGCCTGGACATCGTGGCTTTTGATCAGAACACCATTTTCCCTCCAGAGATGCGTTACACAGAGGTCATG ACTGGAGGTCCTGAACTCTTGGAGAACTACCCAGATAGAGCCTTGTTTCTTTCCTGGCCTGATGCAGACG AGACTTCCCATTTCTCTCTGGACTGCTTGGCTTACTTCAGGGGTCACACACTTTTTCATGTGGGGGAACTGCTTGGTGAGACATTATCTTCTAACCCTTGGGGTCAGTCCACGTCACGTGCCTTTCAGCTTTCTCTGGCTGAGGACTTCTGCTGTGTGAAGAGGATACGTTTGCCCAGCTGGCCAGGACAAGTGGACTCCTTTAGCGTATGGAAGCGAAAGAATCCCCAGTTTGTGCTGTGTGATGGGGCTCATTTCCAGTATGCAGAGACTAATTTGGAAGTATAA